The DNA segment CCTGCTATTGAAAGAGATATATCTCTGGTATTACCTAAGTCTGTAGCGGCTGCTGAAGTTCTGTCTAAAATTAAAGACAGAGACAGCTTGATACAAAACGTAGAAATAATAGATATATACGAAGGCAAGCAGATAGAACCGGGTAAAAAGAGTCTTGCAGTAAGAATCCAATTCCAATCTTTGGAAAGAACGCTGAAAGACGAAGAGGTTGATAGGATAGAGGCAGGTATTAAAGGTGTTCTCTCTGAAGAGCTATCTTACCAGATACGTGAGTAATTCCAAAAGTTTACTATGAAGCTGTATTATGGCTACCCTGTTTAAGAAAGAGATAGAGAGCAGGTTAACCCTGGCTTCTCGAATGAGGCCAAGGAATCTCTCTGAATTTGTCGGCCAGGAGCATATTTTATCAGAAGGAAAGATCTTAAAGAGAGCTATTGATGCTGACAAGATAAGCTCTCTTATTCTTTATGGTCCGCCGGGAATAGGCAAGACTGCTCTGGCTTTGATAATTCAAAATAGAACAGATTCTTATTTTAAACGTCTCAATGCCGTTACCTCTAATGTTAAAGAGTTACGGCAGGTAATAAAGGAAGCCGATTTTAAGTATAATCAAAATAATAAAAAGACTCTGCTCTTTATTGACGAGATCCATCGTTTCAACAGATCTCAGCAGGATGTTCTTTTACCGGACATAGAAGCCGGTAATCCTATTCTTATCGGAGCAACAACTCATAATCCTTTCTTTGCTCTTACAGCTCCTCTTATATCCCGCTCATTGGTCTGTGAGTTTAAGACTCTATCCGTAGCTGAGATTGTGAAGATATTAGAGGCTGCTCTCTCTGATAAAGAGAGAGGCCTGGGCAGTTTAAAGTTAAAAGTAGCTGAGGAAGTGCTAACTTTCTTTGCTCAAGTTGTAGACGGAGATGGACGCCGTGCGCTCAATGCCCTTGAAATTGCTGCTTTAACTACAGAAGAGAATAAAGAAGGCTGGATAAACATAGACCTTAAAATTGCTCAGGATTCAATTCAAAAAAAGGCTTTGCTCTATGATTCTGGAGAGGATAACCATTATGATACAATCTCTGCTTTTATAAAATCTATTCGCGGCAGCTCTCCGGATGCTGCTGTATACTGGTTGGCAAAGATGATATATGCCGGAGAAGATCCCCGTTTTATTGCCCGGAGACTTTTAGTAGCCGCTTCTGAAGATATAGGCAATGCTGATCCCCAGGCTCTATCTGTTGCCCAGGCTGCAGCTTATGCTGTTGAGTATCTCGGTATGCCTGAAGCTAGAATATCTTTAGCTCAGGCTACAACCTATCTTGCATCCGCCCCCAAATCAAACGCATCTTATATTGCAATAGAGAAGGCTCTTGAAGATATTGAAGGAGGCAGAGTACTGGAAGTCCCGAACCACTTAAAGGATAGCCATTATAAGGGTGCGGAAAGACTGGGCCATGGCAAAGATTATAAGTATTCTCATTCCTATAAAGATAGCCGGGTTGAGCAAAACTATCTTCCCGGGGATATTAGCTATTATCTTCCTAAAGATATTGGTTACGAGAGAAAGATTAAAGAATTTTTAGACCATTTGCAAAGCTTAAAAGGATAGTCGGCAATTATTTGATAGTTACTGCAGAGAGTATCAGCTCTTTATCGCTCAATATCTTTTCTATGAATTTTTCGACCACTTCCCGCAAGGCTTCTGCAGTCTCACTTCCTGAGCTCCGGGCTTCGTGAGAAGAATATTTGCGCTCCATCTTAGCACTCTCTTTATAGCGGCATATTTCAGTGTTGTCTTTTGCATTAAGGATAATGAATGTAATTGCCGCTTCACCCTTCCCGGCTCCGGACTTAATGCCTATATCATGTATATACTTTACATAGGGCAGTTTTGCGGTTGGTGCAACCGATGATTTCCAGTAAAAAGAGTTTATCTCTCCTCTGATTACTATATCCACGTTATCTAGCTGATAAGTTATTCTAATAGAATCAAAGAGCTCTGCATCTCTTAAGTCTTTTGTAATCAGCACAGTAAGCTCTTTGTTAAGATTAGAGAGTCTCTCTATATGCTCTCTCTCTTCTTCAGTCCTTAAGTCTTGGAACAAATCCATTCCAGCTTTAAGAGCAATATTGCCTTTGGGGAATATAGGATGGTGAGTATACATTGTGACGATCTGCGGTTTTGATGCGCAACCGAGAGAGAGAGTTAATAGAATTAAAAAAAGGTATTTCTTCATAGAAGCATTTTAGCTTATAGCAATAGATAGGTAAATATATTTTTAGGAAAAAAGCTACCTTTTGTTATAATTACAATTCATTTTATTTTTATATTCAGCCCATAAATGTTACAATATTTTATTATGACCAAAAGAGAAATATCTTTAGATTATGCACATAGACTTTTAAACCATGGTTGCGTTATTCTTGTGACATCTCATTTTAGAGGCATTAATAATATCGTTACTCTATCTTGGCAGATGCCTCTATCGTCTAAACCGAGACTCTTTGCTCTCTCTGTCTCTAGAAAGCATTTTTCAAATAAGTTAATAAAAAGAAGTAAAGAATTAACCATTAACGTACCTGGAAGAAATCTGATTAAGGAGGTTCATTTCTGCGGTTCTTATACAGGTAAAAGAGTTAATAAGTTTGATAAAACAGGGCTTACTCCAACAGCCGCAGATTTTATTGCAGCACCTCTTATTGAGGAGTGTTTTGCCAATATCGAGTGTAAGGTATGCAATATGTATAATGTAGGTGACCATACTCTCTTTATAGCAGAGGCTTTGCGAGCTTCGGCCGACCCTAAATGGTTTGATGGAAGATTCCTGAAACTGGATGATAAAGGTATGGAAACATTGCATCACCTGGGAGAAGATCGCTATATGATATCCGGGACTGTTATAAGGGCAAGGCGGTAGAGTGATTAACAGAAGGGATGATATCAAAGCTGTTATTTTTGATCTCGGCAATGTAATTGTCTATTTTGACCATATGATAGCAGCTAAGAAAATATCTGAATTTTGTTCTAAGAGCCCGGAAAGTATATACAGTATGTTTTTCTCCTCTGCTTTAGCTGAGAGTTTTGACAGCGGAATTATAGGAGAGGGGGATTTTTTTGAAGAGGTAAAAAAGGTGCTGGGAATTGACGACAGATTGAATCAGGAGGATTTCTACGAAATTTGGAATGATATCTTTTGGATAAACGAATCTATTATCGAAATCATCAAAGAGACCAAGAGGCTTTATGGAGAGTTTTCGATAATATCCAACATCAATAAACCCCATTTTGAATATATTTGGCAAAAATTTGGACTGGTAAGAGAAGCCAGCAAGGTGGTTTTATCATATGAAGAAGGGGTCTTGAAACCCAATAAACGGATATATAAATGTGCCCTTGATCTAATAGGACATCTTGCACCCGATGTTTTCTATACAGATGACAGGATAGAGTTAGTAACTGCTGCTGAAGAGATGGGTTTTAAAGCGGTACAGTTCAATGATGCGGTAAGTTTGAAGCAGCATCTTTTTAAGTCCTGATTTTAATCAAACATCATTAAATCAGAGGTTCTGTTTTCAGTATGATGGATTTTAACTTCAACTGGTTTTAAATAATCGTTTAAGGTATACTGTTTCTCTGTGAAGATAAATGTTAAAATCACCCCTAATGCCAAGAAATTTGGCATAATAGAAGAGCAGGGTGTTATAAAAGTTAAAGTTAATACTCCAGCCAAAGAGGGCAGGGCTAACAAGAGTTTGGTCAAGATGCTTGCAGATTATTTTTCGGTGCCGAAGTCTAGAGTCAAAATATTAAAAGGCGAAAATTCGCGGAATAAAGTTATTAATATAATAAAGGAATAATATGATTGCTTTGCTGACCGATTTCGGGTTTAAAGATGAGTATGCTGGAGTTATAAAAGGGGTGATATGTTCAATCAACCCCAGGGTAAAAATAATAGATCTCTGCCACGAGATTCCGGCTCAGGATATTCTCTGGGCAGCTCTGCTTATTTATAAGTCCTGTTCTTTCTTTCCTGCAAAAACAATCTTTCTCTGTATAGTTGATCCAGCAGTAGGCTCTAAGAGAGATATTGTTATTGTAAAAAAAGATAGCCGTTATTTTATTGCTCCCGACAACGGCCTCTTAAGTTTTATTGTTGGGGAGACAAGGGGTCTAGAGATTATTAAGGTTAATCCTGATGAGATTCAGCTTCAGCCCTTGAGTTCGACTTTTCACGGCCGTGACATCTTTGCGCCTTTGGCAGCTCATTTGAGTATAGATAATAATATTTCAAGATTTGGTGCGGCTGTAGAGAGCATAAAACTAATAGAGTTTCCTCAGCCAGAGATTACAGACGGTAAGATAATAGCCATGGTAATACAGATTGATAGGTTCGGTAATTTAACAACCAATTTAGAGAGAGATGTTTTTGAAAAGTTAGGCTGGAAAAATTTAGAGATTCAATTAAGAGATAGTATAATCAGAGAGATATCCAATTGTTATGAGAAGAAGAGAGACTCTATTGCAATATGGGGTTCCAGAGGTTTATTAGAGATAGCGGTACCTGATAATAGTGCTGCAGATATTCTGGGTTTAAATAGAGGCAGCATTGTTATTATAAAACGAAAATAAGATGAAAAGATTAACGGCAGTTGTTTTCTTTTTAATTTTAACAAGCAGCGTCTTATATGCAGAGAGCCTATATTCTGCATCCTGGGCCTTAAAAAGCCTATTAGAGCACTATTGCCAGAATGTAAGTCTCTATGCTCTTGAAAATCAGCTTCAGAGAGAGAGTCATACCCTCTCTCTAGAGGAGAGCATTATAAAGGTTGCCAGGAAGAACGGTGTATACTTAGGTAGATTTTATTTAAAATATGCAGAGAGAGATTTTTCTAAAGTAGCTGAGCCCTTTATTGCACCCCTAAAAGGCGGTTACTATTTTATATATCCTGAAATTGACAGAGTAAGGCTTATCTCTGCAAAAAGTACGGAGACATTATCAAAAGAGAACTTTTTAAAAATCTGGGATGGTGAGATATTCAGTATTCCGCTGCCGGGAGTGATGCTGCAGCGAAATAGGCCTAAAGATTTGAAACAGAAAATAGTCTTTGTCTACTCTTATCATAAAGAGGAGTTCTATCTTTTTAGGCAGCTTTTTGATGATTTATATCAAGAAGCGTTGAGATATTCTTCACCTCTTTTATATATTGATGAGCTGGGTTTAATTCCCAAAGAGTCTATAGAAAAGGTGATTGCAGATAGAGGATTGACAGAGAAAGAGGCTTTCAATGAAACCAGAGAGGCTCTTTTGAATGAGCTTAAATTGATAGAGAACGGCAGAAGTATCTATGATTCTACAGAGTTTTATCATGAAATATATAATTACTTTGCCAAATTAAGTTTAAGAATAGAGATAGAGGAATTGCAGTATGAGAATTGGAAGGCCATAGTTGCTTTTGATGATTTGAACTTAAATCAGCTTGCAGTTACTCTCTTCTGTAGAGGAAATATAGAGAGATATCTGGATATTATAGAGCAGTACAATGAAGGTTTCTGGCAATATAATGTAATAATCAGAGATAGATTTTTTTTGAATCAGATAGAGAGAATTGCAGAGGAGAACCCTCAAAGTACGATATTTACTCTTAGAGGTTTAGGCCACTTTGGTATTGATGAGAAAATAGATTTAACAGATTTTGCAGTAGAGGTAGCTATTATAGGAGAGGGCGAATTTTATAGATTATTAGTTCCGGATCAGTTGATTCAGATTTTAAAAAGAAATGAAGTTACGTTGAGTCCAAAGATTGAAGAGCAATATTACCTCAGAGCTTTTCTTACTGAGTGTCTTAGAAATTATTATCAGAATAAGTTAAATTTTAAAATATCAACGGCTACTCTTAAGGCCAATAGAGGTCTATCTTTACTCTCAGATATTGCTATATACAGGTTGGCCCGCGATATAGAACATGCCATAGCAGAGGGCAGGCTAAGGACTACAGAATCTGTTTATGATTATGTTTACGCTTGGGTGGAGAAAAGAGATCGTTGAACCTTGATCTTCTCTTTAGATTTGGAGATAAAGAGAGCCAATAAAAAATTTTAGCTCCCCTATGAACAAAAATAAATCTTTTGATAAAATTCTTATTTTTGGGGCCAAGATGCATAACCTCAAAAATATAGACCTCTCTCTACCGCGGAACTCTTTTATTGTCTTTACGGGTTTGAGCGGGTCCGGGAAATCTTCTCTTGCTTTTGATACTATCTATGCAGAGGGCCAGAGAAAGTTTGTTGAGAGTTTAACCGCTTATGCCAGGCAGTTCTTAGAGCAGCTTAGTAAGCCGGACGTTGATAGGATAGAAGGTCTCTCTCCCACGATATCTATTGAACAGAAAACTGCCAGAGGTAATCCGCGCTCTACTGTCGGAACCCAGACGGAGATCTCTGATTATCTTCGGCTTCTCTTTGCCCGAGTCGGCGATGTGCATTGTTATAAATGCGGACAGTTAATCCAGCAGCAGAGCGCTCAGGAGATAATAGAGAAGGTACTCTCTTTAAAAGCTGGTGGAATGTTAAAACTTTTTGCCCCGCTCCTTAGAGGTAGAAAAGGAGAACATGCCTCGCTCTTTAGAAAGCTAAAGAAGGAAGGGTTCATTAAGGTTAAAGTCGATAATGTTCTTTATGATTTAGAGAACCTACCTCGGTTAGAGAAGAATAAAAAACATACTATAGAACTATTAATAGATAGGTTTACTCTTAGCGCAGATAGCAGAGAGAGATTGATAGACTCTGTTGAATTGACTTTAGAGTATGGAGGGGGGCTATGTTCGGTAGAATATAGACTGGGAAGGGAAAAAAAGAGAGAGCTCTTCAGCCGACATTTTGTCTGTACCAAATGTAATATAAGCTATGAAGAAGTGGAGCCCAGGAACTTCTCTTTCAACAGCCCTTATGGAGCTTGCAGCACCTGCTTGGGGTTAGGTACTAAATTAGAGGTTGATCTTGATCTGGTAGTGCCGGATAAGAATAAGAGCATACTAGAGGGAGCTATTGAACCCTGGAAAAAAGGCGGCCGGGGCTACATGTTGTATTACAGAAGATTGCTGCGTGCTTTGGCGGAATGTTATGAATTTAGCCTGAATACACCTTTTAAAAGATTATCCAAGAGAATCCAAGATATTATTCTTTATGGCAGTGAAGAGTACATTTATAACAGAAAATATGAGGGAGTTATACCCCATGTAGAGAGACTGTTTAATACAACAGAGAGTCCTTATTTAAAAGAAGAGCTCTCTAAATATTTAAGCAGCTTGCCTTGCCCGGTTTGTGAAGGCAGAAGGTTAAAAAAAGAGAGCCTGGCTGTAAAGATAGGCAACCTCTCTATATCTGATCTCTCAGACCGTTCTGTTAAAGATGCTATAGATTTTTTTTCACAGATAAAATTTGGCTCTATGAAGACTGAGATATCTCAAGGCATAATTAGAGAGATTCTGAGAAGACTCCGCTATTTAAGTGATGTTGGATTGGACTATCTCACGCTTAATAGAAGGAGCAATACACTCTCAGGGGGTGAATCTCAGAGAATAAGGCTGGCTACTCAGATAGGTTCAGGTTTAGTAGGGGTCAGCTATATCCTTGATGAACCTACAATAGGGCTCCACCCTTGTGATACCGGCAGACTTTTGAAGATATTGCGTAAGCTTAGAGATATAGGCAATACTGTGATTGTTGTAGAGCATGATGAGCAGATAATTAAGAGTTCTGATTACATTGTTGATCTTGGTCCGGGTGCCGGCAAGAATGGCGGTGAGGTTGTTTATCAGGGGAATTTAAGAGGGCTTCTTGAGTCTAGAAAATCTTTAACCGCTAAATATCTAAGCGGTAATTTACAGATTGAGATTCCTCAAAAAAGAAGAGATTATAAAGATAAACCTTTTATCAAAATCATGGCCGCAGAAGAGCACAACCTTAAGAGTATAGATATTAAGATATTTCTGGGTCTTTTTGTCTGCGTTAGCGGAGTCTCTGGTTCCGGAAAGAGCACGCTTGTCAATGAGATACTCTACAGAGTTTTGAGCCGCAAGCTCTACCGGAGCAGATTGAAGCCGGGTAAACATAGAGCAATAGAGGGTCTGGATAATGTTGATAAAGTTATCGTTGTCGATCAGCTGCCCATAGGACGTACACCCCGCTCTAATCCAGCAACCTATACAGGACTCTTTGCTCCGATAAGAGAGTTCTTGCTCTCTTACCGGAATCAAAGATGAGAGGCTATAAGCTGGGCAGGTTTAGTTTTAATGTCAAAGGTGGCCGCTGCGAAGCCTGCAGAGGAGATGGTGTAAAAAAGATAGAGATGCATTTTTTACCAGAGATATATGTTCCCTGTGATTTATGTAAAGGCAGGAGATATAATGAGCAGACTCTGGATATAAAATATAAAGGAAAGAATATTGCAGAGATATTAGACTTGACCGTTGAAGAGGCTATAGAGCTCTTTAAAGAGATTCCCAAAGTATATTCAAAATTAAATCTCTTAAAAGATGTTGGCCTTGGCTATATTCATCTCGGTCAGCCCGCTACTACATTATCCGGAGGAGAAGCGCAAAGAATAAAATTAAGCACAGAACTCTCTAAACGTGGGACGGGTAAGACACTCTATCTTCTGGATGAACCCACTACGGGTTTGCATTTCTCCGACATCGAAAAACTCTTAACTGTGTTGCAGAGGTTGGTTGATAATGGGAATACAGTCCTCGTTATAGAACATAATTTAGATGTTATAAAATCCGCAGATTATATTATTGACCTGGGTCCGGGAGGAGGAGATGATGGAGGCGATCTGATTACAACAGGAAGCCCGGAGGAGGTTGCAAAATGCGGAAGATCCCGAACAGGATTATTTTTAAAAGAGATATTGAGAAGATAAATTCGGAATGTTATTATGAGTCATAGGAATTACTTTAGCTATTAATTTATAAAATGAAAAAAGTATTCTGTTCTCTAATCCTTGTTTTTATTATATCTTCTTTTTGGTCCCGGGTTTTTGCAGGAGAGGAAGAGGATTATTCTGCCCTTAAGCAGAGCTTTAGCGATAGTTTCTATAGCCTTGCTTTAAACGGTTGTAATGCTTTTTTTAAAAAATATCCCAACTCCGATTTTAAGGAAGATCTCTCTTTAATCAAGGGTTTAGCACTATTTTATCTCAAAGAATATCCTCAGGCGGTTGGGATATTTGAAACTCTTCGAAATTCAAAAGATGCCAGGATAAGGCAGGAGGCTATTTTCTATCTCGGTAAACTCTATGCTTTAAGTAGAGAGTATGATAAAGCTATTGAACTCTTGACCCAGCTTTTTGAATTAAATGAAGATGTTGTTCTGGGCAGTTTAGCCGGCTATGAACTGGGGTTGATTTACTTTAATAAGAGAGACTACAGCAAGGCCGTTGAATATTGGGAAGAAGTTTTGAAGAGGCCGGCTATATCGGAAGATATAAGAGCAGAGTTGATACATAATTTGGTTCAGGCGTATATTAAGGTTGAAAATATAGATAAGGCTAAAACAGCTATT comes from the Candidatus Kaelpia imicola genome and includes:
- a CDS encoding DUF167 domain-containing protein, with the translated sequence MKINVKITPNAKKFGIIEEQGVIKVKVNTPAKEGRANKSLVKMLADYFSVPKSRVKILKGENSRNKVINIIKE
- a CDS encoding SAM-dependent chlorinase/fluorinase, with product MIALLTDFGFKDEYAGVIKGVICSINPRVKIIDLCHEIPAQDILWAALLIYKSCSFFPAKTIFLCIVDPAVGSKRDIVIVKKDSRYFIAPDNGLLSFIVGETRGLEIIKVNPDEIQLQPLSSTFHGRDIFAPLAAHLSIDNNISRFGAAVESIKLIEFPQPEITDGKIIAMVIQIDRFGNLTTNLERDVFEKLGWKNLEIQLRDSIIREISNCYEKKRDSIAIWGSRGLLEIAVPDNSAADILGLNRGSIVIIKRK
- a CDS encoding cysteine peptidase family C39 domain-containing protein, which gives rise to MKRLTAVVFFLILTSSVLYAESLYSASWALKSLLEHYCQNVSLYALENQLQRESHTLSLEESIIKVARKNGVYLGRFYLKYAERDFSKVAEPFIAPLKGGYYFIYPEIDRVRLISAKSTETLSKENFLKIWDGEIFSIPLPGVMLQRNRPKDLKQKIVFVYSYHKEEFYLFRQLFDDLYQEALRYSSPLLYIDELGLIPKESIEKVIADRGLTEKEAFNETREALLNELKLIENGRSIYDSTEFYHEIYNYFAKLSLRIEIEELQYENWKAIVAFDDLNLNQLAVTLFCRGNIERYLDIIEQYNEGFWQYNVIIRDRFFLNQIERIAEENPQSTIFTLRGLGHFGIDEKIDLTDFAVEVAIIGEGEFYRLLVPDQLIQILKRNEVTLSPKIEEQYYLRAFLTECLRNYYQNKLNFKISTATLKANRGLSLLSDIAIYRLARDIEHAIAEGRLRTTESVYDYVYAWVEKRDR
- a CDS encoding flavin reductase family protein; its protein translation is MTKREISLDYAHRLLNHGCVILVTSHFRGINNIVTLSWQMPLSSKPRLFALSVSRKHFSNKLIKRSKELTINVPGRNLIKEVHFCGSYTGKRVNKFDKTGLTPTAADFIAAPLIEECFANIECKVCNMYNVGDHTLFIAEALRASADPKWFDGRFLKLDDKGMETLHHLGEDRYMISGTVIRARR
- a CDS encoding replication-associated recombination protein A, coding for MATLFKKEIESRLTLASRMRPRNLSEFVGQEHILSEGKILKRAIDADKISSLILYGPPGIGKTALALIIQNRTDSYFKRLNAVTSNVKELRQVIKEADFKYNQNNKKTLLFIDEIHRFNRSQQDVLLPDIEAGNPILIGATTHNPFFALTAPLISRSLVCEFKTLSVAEIVKILEAALSDKERGLGSLKLKVAEEVLTFFAQVVDGDGRRALNALEIAALTTEENKEGWINIDLKIAQDSIQKKALLYDSGEDNHYDTISAFIKSIRGSSPDAAVYWLAKMIYAGEDPRFIARRLLVAASEDIGNADPQALSVAQAAAYAVEYLGMPEARISLAQATTYLASAPKSNASYIAIEKALEDIEGGRVLEVPNHLKDSHYKGAERLGHGKDYKYSHSYKDSRVEQNYLPGDISYYLPKDIGYERKIKEFLDHLQSLKG